The Gossypium hirsutum isolate 1008001.06 chromosome A03, Gossypium_hirsutum_v2.1, whole genome shotgun sequence genome contains the following window.
CATTTTCTGTTCTATGGTTTTCTCATTTGGAAGGGGACTACATGCAAACGAATGGCAAAGAGCAACATTTGTTCAAGAGGTAGTCATGTCAACATCTTCTGAGCTTAGCATaaacatatatattcatcaaaaggtaatgcATGCCTGTATTCAGGTCTAGAGTAgaatttactatatatatatacacacacatatatgaaGTCACTGTATACTGAGTGTACAAACTCTGTTTCATAAATTAAGCTGAGATATgtcttgttttatttatttttcattattctcCACCCGTGTTTTGATACCATCAGCTTGTTATGCCTTTGTACATCCATTTTAATCCATAAAACCACAAAATTTACAAACAAACAGATCTTGGCCAGAATGTGAATAATGTAACAGATCATATGGCCGGAAAGAATGTGAATAATGTACTTTGCTACATGCCCCAGGCTGGAGATGGAGCAAAGCTTGCTGAACACCGACTAAAAGAATAGcatgtatatatgaatatatgcTTGTCATGGACAATAGACAAGAAAAACCTAGAAGATTAAATGAATTCCTCGAGGGGACTACCGTAGGTAAACCATATGAGGAACATCAAATGTTCTAGAGCAAGCAAAAGGTATGATTAAGAATTAGCTATAACAGCAAAAGCAACAGAGATATAAAATCATATCGAATTGTGACATGAATATTACCAATCCAACTAGATTAGACATGAGTCTGAAGCAAAAGAAATACAAAACTCCAAAATATGACATTGGAATGAAAGAGGTTCTATAAATGGTGACGAAACTAATTGCATGACCTTGACATTTGGCATATGAAGGTTCTTTGACATCACTGCAACAGCAATAACATATCCTGCAACGCCAAAGTATCCTAAGATCACTCAATAATAGACTGAATAACCCCGGCTCCAACTGTCTTCCCTCCTTCTCTAATAGCAAACCGCATCCCTTGCTCACAAGCCACAGGCATGATAAGCTCAACTACCATCTTTACACGGTCACCAGGCATAACCATCTTAGACTCCTCATCCTTATCATTCATAATGGAAGCCACCCTTCCAGTGACATCAGTGGTCCTCATGTAGAACTGAGGTCTATAACCTGCGAAGAAGGGAGAATGTCTGCCACCCTCTTCCTTCTTCAACACATAGACAATGGCGCTGAACTTGGTATGCGGAGTGATTGTCCCTGGTTTAGCCAAAACCATCCCTCTCTGAATATCGGCCTTTTGAACACCTCTAAGTAACAACCCAACATTATCACCAGCCATGGCGTCATCTAATGTCTTTTGAAACATTTCCACACCAGTAACTGTGACGTTCCTTGTATCCTTCAATCCAACAATGTCAACAGTCTCTCCAACCTTAACAGTACCTCTCTCGATACGACCAGTGGCAACAGTACCACGACCAGTGATGGAAAACACATCCTCAACAGCTAACAAGAAAGGCAAATCTGTTTGTCTTTGAGGAACAGGAATGTAACTATCAACAGCATCCATAAGTTCATAAATCTTATCCACCCATTGGTTTTCACCTCTAGGAATACTGGGCTTAGCCATCAAAGCTTCTAAAGCTAAAAGTGCGGAGCCAGAAATAATAGGGACATCATCACCGGGAAATTCGTAACTAGAGAGCAATTCACGCACCTCCAATTCCACTAATTGCAAAAGCTCTTCATCATCTACCTGGTCTTGTTTGTTCAAAAACACAACCACGTTAGGGACACCGACCTGTTTAGCCAACAAGATATGTTCTTTAGTCTGAGGCATGGGTCCATCGGCTCCGGAAACAACCAAGATAGCACCGTCCATTTGGGCAGCTCCGGTAATCATGTTTTTGACATAATCAGCGTGCCCTGGGCAGTCGACGTGGGCGTAATGGCGATTTTCGGTTTCGTATTCAACAGTGGCGGTGTTAATGGTGATGCCACGGGCACGCTCTTCAGGGGCGGCATCAATTTCGTCGTACTTTTTTGGGGCACTGTTACCCATGGAAGCTAAGGCCATAGTTAGAGCGGCAGTTAAGGTGGTTTTGCCGTGGTCGACATGGCCGATGGTCCCGATGTTAACGTGGGGCTTTTTGCGTTCGAATTTCCCACGGGCAGCTTTGACGGTGAAAGAATCGCGACGGCGAGGGAATACGTAAGTGGTGGCAACGGTAGTGAGGAAAGGAGGGAGGAAGGAAGAGGAGAGGTGGGTAGGGGTTAGTTTAGAGGGAATTGAGGAGAAAAAGGCAGAGGTGGTGGTTGAGGAGTGAGTTGGGAAAGGGGAGGCGTGTGGGTATCTAAGCTTAGAAGAAGCGGCAGTGGCTGCTGCTGTTGATGAAATTGCCATTTCCTTGTAGAGGAGGGGAGAAGAGAGGAAAGGAGGGTATTGGCCTTTGGCTTTGGAAAATGAAGAAGAGAAGGTAAAAGAGATTTGGGTTTGTGTTATCTTATTCCTCTGTGGCTTTGAGGATGAGGGTTTGTGAAATGGACGGACTAAAAAGAAAGGCTAATATGAGGAGTTGTTTTATCCACTTCTGCTTCCTCTGCCATATCCACTGCTCCCTCGCTCGCTCTCTCGGGGTACTATTGAAATTTCCTCTTCCTATGCTCACTTACTACCCAGCAGGCCCATCATCCCATCCCCACAAATCACTATTACTTCTTTAGGCCTAAAAATTGGGCTTCCTATCTTGAAGTTCTATACTACTATATTTCAATAAGTTtacaggttttttttttaaataaaaaaatgtattaatttttattaaatgtaagtatatataaaattatcagAAAACTGTATGAAATTCAAGTATTAAACCTAAATAATAGTGCTTATTCCACTTTCAAATGTTCATATTTGGTTAAATTACctctataaattttaaaaaataaaattatacataaattttaatttagtgcgattatatatgtgaaactttgaatgtggttcaaatatataaataaaattttcattttgattcaattatacacatttaaataaataaatacattaaagtattttaatattggataaatataattatttgtgtatgctatatataaacataatatgATGTTTTaccaataattatattaataatttataagaattaaattaaattaaaatattatatataaaattacataaaattaaaatttatataaaattatatattaaactaaaatttacttataattttgagatttaatccAATTATTTAAACCAAATGCTAGAGAACATTAAATTACTGACTCCTAACTCTAAGGCCCTTCAATACAAGGACCCGTCAAATAGTTCAAAGGAGTGTGTTTTCCTTGAAGGTTTAGGGTTGGGGTAATGCTTAGAACAGGGCTAGGAATATGGTCTTTTTGACCAAACAAATATTATGGTTTAGATTGACTGAGGACATGAAAGATCCATGATAAGACAACCCACCCAAACCTACAAAGACAACCCCAGCCCTTATCGTGCCACGTCTCTGATTCAGGTTCTCAACTTTCCCCTAAAACTTCAGTGGTCTACAAATCCCCCCTTTCTTTATCTCCAATAAATAGTAGAtctattttacaaaaaattaaataaaatagtggATAATAttctaaaaaagtaaataaataaacggTAGATAAAACGGGGTATGagcaaaattttattaatataaatataaaaatatggaaagaaattcaattaaattagtgcaaaatttaagtgattttatgtattttttaaatttttatattattaatattttatcaattcaGTCCTTGAATTTGACAATATGTTTGTATTGgtcatgcatgtaaaattttgaatcaatttaatatttctattatatcaatttaaaatgatgtttatattaatatatatttaattgttgGAGACAAACCTAGTttaagcaatgaacaagtaaaataatgaagaaattaaaaagatcaaacacaaatattttacgtagAAAAAAAAccttccaaagaggataaaaaatacGGAGaaagataatttaattaaaatggcaAAAATcaagagtacaaaagatagaaataaaactaaacctcgaaacctgaaataagaaccctcaaacataaatacaaaattctctaaaagcttATAAAAGCTAATACTTAAATGTGTAATTGGTTATTTTTCTAAGGTGAAAAAATGACCTATTTATTGGCTAAATTTGTagatcaaataatattaaaataacctacactaattagagtttaagtgagaaactaaaaatagaatttaacggggagaagaaaaagaaatgaggtataactccataaatatccaccttgactcgtattttCACAACGCCTTCTTTGTCAAAACCCACCACGGGCTTATCTTGATCAATGTAGGATATTAATTGAATCAAAACTATGTTTAGAAGCTAGAATATCTTTTCAAAACCagtatccaaaagagaacctcttttatacaaaatgattatgCCTTTTTCCCTCTTATGACCAAGTTGTCTTCACTTCAAACTAGTCAACTTCGACTCTTTAATTGACGAGGGATATTCAATTTCACCAGTCATCATTATccttctagaatataaagactacgaatctttttacctttcatcaaaatGAGAGCCTCACCGGATACCTTAATATCGCTTGACTCGATGTTAATTCAACAACTCTTCGAGTCCAAAATTCCCAAGGAGATGTGATTTTTCTTTAAGTTAGGCACATGCTTGACATCTGACAATGTCCTAATTGTCCTGTCGTGTATCTTGATCTGAACAGTACCAATGCCGGTTACCTTATTGGGTGAACCATTCCCTATGCGcataactccaccttcaactgaactgtatgtggagaaccaatCCCTATTGGAACACATGTAGAAAAAACaccccgaatctaggatccacttagACGTAAGCTCAGaattttcacttgttgacactaacaagaaattatCACCCTTatcattggccaaattagcaccagctaaatCTTCTTCATTGTTCTCAGCAGcccttttatttcacattttgtaaCAATCTGCATTAATGTGACCTAACTTATTACAATAACGACATCTCTTGTCTCGCttccttgatgctaccaaaatcaAGGCTTGCTTATTTGACTTGCTATTCAAACTAAACTCATTGTTGAGCttgtctttactcaacaaatgacccttcaaaTCCTCGAATGAGAGATTATCTCTGCCATAAATTAGAGTTTctctgaaagacttgtatgaaggggatAAAAAGCACAACAATAACATAGCCTAATCTTCATCGTTAATctaaacctcaacattctttaaatcattcaaaagagtaataacttgactgatgtgatctctaaggtGCTCACCTTTGTTCATGTGGAATGTGTACAACCGCTATTTCAACACTAATCGGTTAGCTAAAGACTTTGTCGCGTAAagggtttctaaccttttccataaggTGAATGTCGTTCTCTCTATCAAAACCTCCTGCAAcacattatttgttaaatataattgaatCATGGATAAAGTCTTTTTATCTAACCTATCCCATTCTTACTTATACATGTCTGCAAGCTTCTTCTTTGTAAGGATCTTCTCAAAATTGCCATTATCCGAACTTGCCACATATTGAAATTTGTGATGCTATcaaacttatcaatatcaaaccttATTGCTGCCATCTCTAAAtgacttaattatgaaaataaaactagctttgataccaatttgttggggataaacccagtttaagcaacaaacaagtaaaataacgaataaattgaaaagatcgaaaaaaatattttaaatagaaaaacccctccaaagaggataaaaaatcacgggcaaagataattttactaaaacgttaaaaacaaagagtacaaaatatggagataaaactaaactctGAAACCcgaaataagaaccctcaaatgtaaacacaaaattctttgaaagcttgtaaaagctaatacgtAAATGTGTAATGAGTTATTTTTCTAATGTGGAAAGGGGCCTAAATTTGTaggtaaaatattattaaaaaaatctagaCTAATCATAGTTTAAGTGAGAcactaaaaatagaatttaactgGGAGAAGAAAAACCGAAAAATACGAAGTATAACTTCACATTAATGATCAAAAGCTTTTTcacataaaacaaatagttagaaaattttaatttatggcaaacttgacatgcatgatctgcatgaatgaaaaatgaaatatgacAGTTGGATTGATAAAAtgttaatcatataaaaaattacgGAAAAGTATAAAACCATTTGATTTTTCTGAAAACTTAtgaaaatatcttttatttttatttattttaaaattatcattataacttttttattattacaaattttaaaGGAGGGAAAGAATGTAATAGAATTTGAACTGAGAAACCAGAATTTTAACCGTTACACTAAATAATTCTTcacatcaaattttttttttcaataaacatAAGATGTCATGAGGCAAAACAACTAACAAACTTAAACAAATCCAAAATGCTCTTACCAGGGGATAGATTGGTGCGATACAATCTTCTCTAATATCTACACGAATTTACTCTATTTCATGTATCAAAGCCCCAAAATTATTACGGACAATGTTGACAGAATTATTTGGCCGGGCCACGACTCAGACAATAAAAAACATACATATGTTCACTTGGGAACAATTATGTCGGCTGAAAAAGAAAGGAGGACTAAACATTCGCCAAACGACACTCATTGATGATGCTCTTCTATTCAAGCAGACCTGGCATATTCTCTCAAAACCGCATTCGTTTACTCAAGCAATACTCTTGTCAAAATACTACACTAACACTAACTTTCTCGAAGTCCAAGCTAAACTTTTAGACTCTTGGACATGGAAAAGCATTCTAAAAGGAAGAGATACATGCCTCAGAAGGCTCGATATTCAAGACTGGTTGGGATGCAATGTTTCTATTTGTGGCAATAGGTTAACACTTCAACAATACCAGTCACAACATCTGCCAGGAGTCAGATAACAGACATTCAAGACAAAGTCAATATTAGGTGGAACTCTCAATTCATTCAAGAACGAATGGGAGACCATTAGGCCAATGAGCTTCACTCTTGGAGCTTCTCCCTAACAGCAGACAATGACATGTAAGTTTGGCAGCATAGCTTTTCAGGTATGTCTTCAGTGAAAGATGCTTCTCTCATGCTAAAAAAAGTAACCTGGAAGTTATCCCCAACTCTTTCAACATAAAGTAGGAAGCAATCTGGCGAATTAATATTCCtcataaattacaaattcctATGGAAAATTTGCCACAACCTGTTACCAGTGTGTGAGGAACTTCAAAAGTGACGGATCCCGGTTGACCCATGATGTGTCTTATGCCACGAACAAAATGAAATGGTTGATCATCATTTCTGGCTCTGTTCTATGGTCAAGTTAATCTGGTTCGATATTCCATGGTCGATTCACATCGATACATTACAGATATCTGATATCCGTGAATGGATTGCATCTTGGATAAATGGCTACCAGATTTTCGAACCGAACAGTCAATCGACAATCACATGGTGGATACTTACACTACGGAAAATATGGAAACATTGACATGAAATCTATTTTTCACAAGAAAAAATGAACTGTATAGCCCAATATTTGCTCCGGCTTGGACCCAAGACAAATTACCCAAACCCATTAAAATTACAAAGCCCAACATCTAATATAAACTAACCCAAACTAAACCAACCCAAACCCACCTAAAACTAGCCCATTTACAACCGAAACCCTAGCCCCATTTTCGGTTTTCACTTGCCTCTGCCATCTGACCACCGCTTCTGTCCCATCACCTCTGCAACCCCATCCCCTGGCGCCACCTGCCCCGTAGTCACCTCCACCGTTCACCCACCACCTGCACAGCAAACAGAGCACGCAATAGCAACCAAAAAAGAGAAACAGACAGTGTAACAAAGGGGATATAAAAACCGAATGGAAACCATAGAAAGGGGTtcggcttcttctttttttagtgattttttttgaatattcaaGGAAAAATCAATACATAAATTAGATTTTAATACATACACAAGCAGTGATTCAAAATACAAAAGGGTAACATCAATCGAGCAACCAAAAATCTCGatatcaaatttatggtgatttattcttttattttcatttatttttcagatctatatttctatatttcatatatatataaactaaaaaacaTATAAgaatataatacaaaaaatataacaaaaaaaaaacaaaaaaaatctaaccTTTTGAActtccggccaccgtgtacggtggctgGCGTTAGCGACGGACGGTGGTCCGACGGTCGACCGGTGACCGGCCCATGGCCGGATTCCCTCCCCCTCCCCCTCTCTctcttctctccttttttttcttttctaccgttcaaatgaatttttaatttttttttgtcttttatagggaccaaaacggtgcgttttggtccccccaTTAAACCTGAAACAGCGCCGTTTTGGCCCCGAGttgggtcgacccgacccgctccaattAGGATCCTCGTGTTTTTAtagcggaagggctaattgcgcatttggcccttccgcatttttgtTATTCTACAATCAAGTTTTTcgttattttaatttggcccaaaATACATTgtgttttgcaatttagtccccttACATACGCTGCGTTTTGACAAGAGGGATAATCGTTGTTTTGGTCCTCCTAGGTTACGCGCGTGTTGCGTAATGacccttttttctttatttcttttcgaATTCAccccaaaattttgttttatgttcgatttagtcctttgtgTGTTAGTTTActgttttattttcaaattacttgttattattttctgttatttattattattaattataatctatatactta
Protein-coding sequences here:
- the LOC107886217 gene encoding elongation factor Tu, chloroplastic, which encodes MAISSTAAATAASSKLRYPHASPFPTHSSTTTSAFFSSIPSKLTPTHLSSSFLPPFLTTVATTYVFPRRRDSFTVKAARGKFERKKPHVNIGTIGHVDHGKTTLTAALTMALASMGNSAPKKYDEIDAAPEERARGITINTATVEYETENRHYAHVDCPGHADYVKNMITGAAQMDGAILVVSGADGPMPQTKEHILLAKQVGVPNVVVFLNKQDQVDDEELLQLVELEVRELLSSYEFPGDDVPIISGSALLALEALMAKPSIPRGENQWVDKIYELMDAVDSYIPVPQRQTDLPFLLAVEDVFSITGRGTVATGRIERGTVKVGETVDIVGLKDTRNVTVTGVEMFQKTLDDAMAGDNVGLLLRGVQKADIQRGMVLAKPGTITPHTKFSAIVYVLKKEEGGRHSPFFAGYRPQFYMRTTDVTGRVASIMNDKDEESKMVMPGDRVKMVVELIMPVACEQGMRFAIREGGKTVGAGVIQSIIE